In Lascolabacillus massiliensis, a single genomic region encodes these proteins:
- a CDS encoding TolC family protein — protein sequence MKQFKFEYILMILIMTFLSVKAKGQETDSLEHYLEVAARNNPGLNADFLTYKASLEKVSQAGAWPDPQLDMGIFLKPMNIVGGQQIADFTLMQMFPWFGTKKTAQSEATHMAKMSYEKFRETRDNLYMEVYRQWYLLSALKEQINNNRDNLQLLKQLEELALRKISSSSSGSSSLYSLPTPPPVTQNNRSTSAGNKMAGMGSMGGTAMSGSNSSSMTGMSSSASNMSADMSSSPGMSDVLRIQLEMIEIENNITTLLSDIAAEKAIFNALLNRPVEIEVVIPDSIVKVPFIFDERVSINEIERGNPMLGMFEEEELAYRAKNEMDKKMSYPMLGLGLQYMLIGENKTASMDSGMKPEMSGIDMIMPMFSISIPIYRNKYKAQQRENRFMWESARENYNNTLNMLQSELFKLKHELDNADRKITLYQKQAQLARVAYQLVVQEFVTAKSDLTNVIQVQRQLLDYQLREAEAIAEYNMKVASIRKLGSFNTSNN from the coding sequence ATGAAACAGTTTAAATTTGAATATATATTGATGATACTGATAATGACATTTTTATCAGTTAAGGCAAAAGGTCAGGAGACAGATTCACTGGAACATTACTTGGAAGTGGCGGCTAGAAATAATCCTGGATTGAATGCTGATTTTCTAACTTATAAAGCTTCACTTGAAAAAGTATCACAGGCTGGTGCATGGCCAGACCCTCAACTAGATATGGGTATATTTCTTAAACCTATGAATATCGTAGGAGGTCAGCAGATAGCAGATTTCACACTTATGCAGATGTTTCCTTGGTTCGGTACAAAAAAAACAGCTCAGTCTGAGGCAACTCATATGGCAAAAATGTCATACGAGAAGTTCAGGGAGACAAGGGATAATCTTTATATGGAGGTTTATAGACAGTGGTATTTACTCTCTGCATTAAAAGAGCAGATTAATAATAATCGTGATAACCTTCAACTTCTAAAGCAACTAGAGGAACTTGCTCTTCGCAAAATATCTTCCTCTTCAAGTGGCAGTTCATCACTCTATTCACTCCCTACTCCACCACCCGTTACACAAAACAACAGGTCAACATCCGCCGGCAATAAAATGGCAGGTATGGGCTCAATGGGAGGTACAGCTATGTCAGGTAGTAATTCCTCATCAATGACCGGAATGAGCAGTTCCGCAAGTAACATGTCGGCAGATATGAGCAGTAGCCCCGGCATGTCAGATGTACTACGTATTCAGCTGGAAATGATTGAAATTGAAAATAATATCACTACCCTCCTTTCTGATATAGCTGCAGAGAAAGCAATATTCAATGCTTTGTTGAACCGTCCTGTTGAAATAGAAGTGGTTATACCTGATTCAATAGTAAAAGTACCATTTATTTTTGATGAAAGAGTTTCAATTAATGAGATTGAGAGAGGGAATCCTATGTTAGGCATGTTCGAAGAAGAGGAGCTGGCTTATCGTGCAAAAAATGAAATGGATAAAAAGATGAGTTATCCTATGCTTGGACTTGGGTTACAATATATGCTGATTGGAGAAAACAAAACTGCATCTATGGATTCTGGAATGAAACCTGAAATGAGTGGTATAGATATGATTATGCCCATGTTTTCTATCTCTATTCCTATCTACAGGAATAAGTATAAGGCACAACAACGCGAGAATCGTTTCATGTGGGAATCTGCAAGAGAAAATTATAACAACACACTTAATATGCTCCAATCAGAACTGTTCAAGCTTAAACATGAACTTGACAATGCTGATCGGAAGATTACATTGTATCAGAAACAGGCACAACTGGCACGTGTAGCATATCAACTTGTTGTACAGGAATTTGTAACTGCAAAGAGTGATCTCACCAATGTAATTCAGGTGCAACGTCAACTATTGGATTATCAGTTGCGAGAAGCAGAAGCTATCGCAGAATACAACATGAAAGTGGCTTCGATCCGAAAACTAGGCTCTTTCAATACTTCAAACAATTAA
- a CDS encoding efflux RND transporter permease subunit: protein MINKIIKYFLTNRVVTILFLSVIIIWGISVAPFNWHSILPRDPVPVDAIPDIGDNQQIISTEWMGRSPKDIQEQITYPLTTSLLGIPGVKTIRSSSMFGMSFIYVIFEEDVEFYWSRSRILEKLNSLPAGTLPYGVQPSLGPDATALGQIFWYTLEGRNPVTGEPTGGWDPAELRSIQDYQVRYSLASAGGVAEVASIGGFIKEYQVEANPDAMRAYNITLMDLMYAIQNSNLDIGAETVEINRVEYLVRGLGYIKSVSDLEEAVVTVREGVPVKLKDVAFINIGPATRRGGLDKEGVEAVGGVVVARYGSNPLEVINNVKDQIAELESGLPQKTLEDGTVSKVTVVPFYDRTGLIHETIGTLENSLSLEILITIIVVIVLVLNLRASIVISSILPVGVLFTFIVMRNMGIDANIVALSGIAIAIGVMIDIGVVFVESTIRNMEMVENKEKLKGKPFIDLIHKSISEVSSAILVGFITTVISFLPVFFLEAQEGKMFSPLAYTKTIAIVTSFILGITVIPTLIYYFFSFKITSEKVKKVSNIIMVAGGIALIIITGNVLYTVFLLFGINNLLSHIWPDREAVNIINIAIAIVAVSYLLTVEWLPLGTDIGLFSNFIFVVFIISAVLGILWLLVIYYETILRWSLANRWKFMAIPIVTVLLGVVIWLGFDKTFSVVAKSFETVGWKSFRKTGFWQSASNRFPGLGQEFMPSLNEGSFLLMPTTMPHTGIEQNIEYIALLDKRISNIPEVESIVGKWGRVNSALDPAPTQMFENTINYIPEYILDENGHRQRFKTNRKGEFILIDGTTYNPDEDAFRVIPGDSLIKSRYGKYFRQWRHHIKRPDDIWQEIVNSSHLPGMTSAPKLQPIDARLVMLSTGMRAPMGLKVYGPDLESIEEAGKILEDALKDVPSVLPSTVFYDRAVGAPYIEIKLNRDNMARYGITVANLQEVISTAVGGMALTTTVEGLERYPVRLRYPRELRESPEELAKLIIPTATGAQIPLGDVAEIEYTRGAQMIQSENTFLLGYVIFDKIAGKAEVDVVHDAEKVLQDKINNGEISLPNGVSYTFAGNYEQQARAAQRLLIIIPISLISILLILYFQFKSVTASLIHFSGVFVALAGGFILLWLYGEPWFMNFSVAGTNIRDMFQMHQVNLSIAVWVGFIALFGIATDDGVLMGTFIHDTFLERDPQTKDEIREAVVYAGLKRVRPAVMTTASTLIAFLPVLTSTGKGSDIMVPMAIPTFGGMIIQSMTMFVVPILQCWWREGVVKRKEKSEQKRINSYETV, encoded by the coding sequence ATGATCAACAAAATCATAAAGTATTTCCTGACTAATAGGGTGGTTACTATCCTATTTCTGTCAGTAATTATCATTTGGGGAATATCAGTAGCTCCATTTAACTGGCACAGTATTCTGCCAAGAGATCCGGTACCAGTTGATGCTATTCCTGATATTGGAGATAATCAGCAGATCATTTCTACAGAGTGGATGGGTCGTTCCCCCAAAGATATCCAGGAGCAAATAACATATCCGCTTACCACTTCACTTCTTGGGATTCCGGGTGTAAAGACTATCCGTAGCTCCTCGATGTTCGGAATGTCGTTCATCTATGTGATTTTTGAAGAAGACGTTGAGTTTTATTGGAGTCGCTCACGAATTCTTGAGAAGTTAAATTCACTTCCAGCGGGAACATTGCCTTATGGAGTTCAACCAAGCTTGGGACCAGACGCTACAGCTTTGGGACAGATATTCTGGTACACACTAGAAGGTCGCAATCCTGTTACTGGTGAACCAACCGGAGGATGGGACCCGGCAGAGCTAAGATCTATACAGGATTATCAGGTAAGATATAGCCTTGCATCTGCTGGAGGAGTGGCCGAAGTAGCTTCAATAGGAGGCTTCATAAAGGAATATCAGGTTGAAGCTAATCCAGATGCTATGAGAGCTTATAATATAACTTTAATGGATCTGATGTATGCAATTCAGAACAGTAACCTTGATATAGGAGCAGAAACTGTTGAAATCAACAGGGTTGAATATCTTGTGCGCGGATTAGGATATATAAAAAGTGTCTCTGACCTGGAGGAGGCTGTTGTTACTGTACGTGAAGGAGTACCCGTAAAACTTAAAGATGTAGCTTTTATAAACATTGGCCCAGCTACTCGTCGCGGTGGTCTCGACAAAGAGGGTGTTGAAGCTGTTGGCGGTGTTGTTGTGGCACGATACGGATCAAATCCACTTGAGGTTATTAATAATGTTAAGGATCAGATAGCTGAACTTGAATCGGGACTTCCGCAGAAAACGCTTGAAGATGGAACAGTATCAAAGGTTACTGTTGTACCATTTTATGATAGAACAGGATTAATCCATGAAACAATTGGTACTCTCGAAAACTCCCTGTCTCTGGAAATACTTATTACCATAATTGTAGTGATAGTACTGGTGTTAAATTTAAGAGCATCAATTGTTATCTCAAGTATATTACCTGTTGGCGTTCTATTTACATTCATAGTGATGCGCAATATGGGAATAGATGCAAATATTGTTGCCCTTTCAGGAATTGCCATAGCTATTGGAGTTATGATTGATATTGGCGTAGTGTTTGTAGAGAGTACTATCCGAAATATGGAGATGGTTGAAAACAAAGAAAAGCTAAAAGGCAAACCATTCATCGACCTGATTCATAAAAGCATAAGTGAAGTATCAAGTGCAATTCTAGTTGGTTTTATAACCACTGTTATTAGCTTCCTTCCCGTGTTTTTTCTGGAAGCTCAGGAGGGAAAGATGTTTAGTCCCCTAGCTTACACAAAAACAATTGCCATAGTAACATCTTTTATTCTTGGAATAACAGTAATTCCTACTCTTATATATTATTTCTTTTCTTTTAAAATTACTTCTGAAAAGGTTAAAAAGGTAAGCAACATTATTATGGTTGCAGGTGGTATAGCACTAATCATTATTACTGGTAATGTTCTGTATACAGTGTTTTTACTTTTTGGAATAAACAATCTTTTATCACATATATGGCCTGACAGGGAAGCCGTTAATATTATAAATATTGCCATTGCTATTGTTGCAGTATCTTATCTGTTAACTGTTGAATGGCTTCCATTGGGAACTGATATAGGGTTGTTCAGCAATTTTATATTTGTAGTTTTTATTATTTCTGCTGTGCTGGGAATTCTATGGTTACTTGTTATATATTACGAAACAATTCTTAGATGGAGTTTAGCCAACAGATGGAAATTCATGGCTATCCCCATTGTGACAGTATTATTAGGTGTTGTTATCTGGCTTGGATTCGATAAAACCTTTTCAGTAGTTGCAAAAAGTTTTGAAACAGTTGGCTGGAAATCTTTCAGAAAGACAGGTTTCTGGCAATCTGCCTCTAACAGATTCCCGGGATTAGGTCAGGAATTCATGCCTAGTCTCAACGAAGGTTCCTTCCTATTAATGCCAACCACAATGCCGCATACTGGAATAGAACAAAATATTGAGTATATAGCTTTACTGGATAAACGCATATCAAATATACCTGAAGTGGAATCGATTGTTGGAAAATGGGGAAGAGTAAACTCGGCACTTGATCCTGCACCTACTCAAATGTTCGAAAATACAATCAACTATATTCCTGAATACATACTTGATGAAAATGGTCACCGTCAACGGTTTAAAACAAATCGTAAAGGAGAGTTTATACTTATTGACGGAACAACATATAACCCTGATGAGGATGCCTTCAGAGTTATTCCCGGAGACAGTTTAATAAAATCCAGATATGGTAAATATTTCAGACAGTGGCGTCATCATATTAAAAGACCCGATGATATATGGCAAGAGATTGTGAACTCTTCTCATTTGCCGGGAATGACTTCTGCTCCAAAATTACAACCAATTGATGCACGTCTGGTTATGTTGTCAACAGGTATGCGGGCTCCAATGGGACTTAAAGTATATGGTCCTGATCTTGAATCAATAGAAGAGGCAGGTAAAATACTCGAAGATGCTCTAAAAGATGTACCATCGGTATTACCATCTACAGTATTCTATGACAGAGCTGTTGGAGCTCCATATATAGAGATTAAGCTTAATAGGGACAATATGGCCAGGTATGGAATAACAGTTGCAAACCTTCAGGAAGTAATTAGTACAGCAGTTGGAGGAATGGCATTAACTACTACAGTTGAAGGTCTTGAGCGTTATCCTGTAAGACTAAGATATCCACGAGAATTGAGAGAGAGTCCTGAAGAACTTGCTAAACTTATTATACCAACAGCTACAGGTGCTCAAATACCACTTGGAGATGTTGCTGAAATTGAATACACAAGGGGTGCACAGATGATCCAAAGTGAAAATACTTTTCTTTTAGGATATGTGATTTTTGACAAAATAGCTGGGAAAGCAGAAGTGGATGTTGTACATGATGCAGAAAAAGTATTACAAGATAAAATAAATAATGGGGAGATTAGCTTACCAAATGGAGTATCATACACATTTGCAGGAAATTATGAACAACAGGCACGTGCTGCTCAAAGGTTATTAATAATTATACCTATAAGTCTTATAAGTATTTTATTGATTCTCTACTTCCAGTTTAAATCAGTTACTGCATCGCTAATTCATTTCTCGGGAGTATTTGTTGCACTGGCAGGTGGATTTATACTATTGTGGTTATACGGAGAACCCTGGTTTATGAACTTCTCTGTTGCAGGAACAAATATCAGGGATATGTTTCAGATGCATCAGGTAAATCTGAGTATTGCAGTTTGGGTTGGGTTTATCGCACTGTTTGGTATTGCTACGGATGATGGTGTACTTATGGGGACATTTATTCATGACACTTTTCTGGAGAGAGACCCACAAACAAAAGATGAGATTAGAGAAGCGGTTGTTTATGCCGGTTTAAAAAGAGTAAGACCGGCAGTTATGACTACAGCTTCTACATTAATTGCATTTCTACCGGTACTTACCTCAACTGGGAAAGGTTCGGATATTATGGTTCCTATGGCAATACCAACATTCGGAGGTATGATAATACAGTCTATGACAATGTTTGTGGTTCCAATTCTTCAATGCTGGTGGAGAGAAGGTGTTGTTAAAAGAAAAGAGAAATCAGAACAAAAAAGAATAAACAGTTATGAAACAGTTTAA
- a CDS encoding TolC family protein yields MKKNGLTILILMVSIVSYAQNSMEHILHEIESNNTTLLSLQKQVEAHKLGNKSGIYLPNPEVEYTHLWGTPIEIGNESTFAITQSMDFPTAYGHRNKISNMQNQNLDLLYSSERINLLLQAKQLIINLTYYNALSKDYENRIKIAEEIAESYQRMFDEGKIDILERNQVYMDFLTCINEKEKIDIERKSLLNELKTLNGGKEIEYESTVFILSPLPANFNEWYLKAESMSPILQYLTKQIEISKQQLKLNKALSLPKLSAGYVDERILGQKLQGVTIGVSIPLWENKNSVKQAKADIVYNETTLEDNKIQYYIKLQNLFIKSVDLQKTALKYRQALSTYNSVPILRKALEAGEITLLNYLMQIENYYDAYNNMLEVERDYALAEAELSAIAL; encoded by the coding sequence ATGAAAAAAAATGGGTTAACAATTCTCATATTAATGGTATCTATAGTAAGCTATGCTCAAAACAGCATGGAGCATATTTTACATGAAATAGAATCAAATAACACAACCCTTTTGTCATTACAAAAACAGGTTGAAGCTCATAAATTAGGAAATAAGTCTGGTATCTACTTACCAAACCCTGAAGTAGAATATACTCATTTATGGGGTACTCCTATTGAGATTGGTAACGAAAGTACATTTGCAATTACACAGTCGATGGACTTCCCTACTGCATATGGACACAGGAATAAAATTTCTAATATGCAGAATCAAAACCTTGATCTATTATACAGTTCAGAAAGAATAAACCTGCTTTTGCAGGCAAAACAGCTAATAATAAATCTCACATACTACAATGCTCTATCAAAAGATTATGAAAATAGGATTAAGATAGCAGAGGAGATTGCAGAATCATATCAGAGAATGTTTGACGAAGGGAAAATTGACATTCTGGAGAGAAATCAGGTTTATATGGATTTTCTAACCTGTATAAATGAGAAAGAAAAAATTGATATTGAGAGGAAGTCTTTATTAAATGAATTGAAAACATTGAATGGAGGAAAAGAAATTGAGTATGAATCAACAGTATTTATCCTATCTCCACTACCTGCAAATTTCAATGAATGGTATCTCAAAGCAGAGTCAATGAGTCCAATTCTACAATATCTGACCAAACAGATTGAAATAAGCAAGCAACAGTTAAAACTCAATAAGGCTCTATCTTTACCTAAATTATCTGCAGGTTATGTTGATGAGAGAATTTTGGGACAAAAGTTACAGGGAGTTACTATAGGAGTATCAATACCTCTTTGGGAAAACAAGAATAGTGTTAAGCAGGCCAAAGCAGATATAGTGTATAATGAAACTACACTGGAGGATAATAAAATTCAGTATTACATCAAACTACAAAACCTTTTCATTAAAAGTGTTGATCTGCAGAAAACTGCATTAAAATATCGCCAGGCGCTTTCTACATATAATAGTGTACCTATTTTAAGAAAAGCTCTGGAAGCTGGTGAGATTACATTACTAAACTATCTGATGCAGATAGAGAACTATTATGATGCTTATAATAATATGCTTGAGGTAGAAAGAGACTACGCACTTGCAGAAGCTGAGTTATCTGCCATTGCGTTGTGA
- a CDS encoding metallophosphoesterase has translation MSTVRIVRKKFSFHFLIFIIGLYSFHSIAQDKTVRIVQITDPQFGFFDENSGFEKETIQYSEAISQINKLKPDFVVITGDFVNNSRDLNQIEEFKRITAGLNNEIPFYLSPGNHDLGQNPVKEDFDIYFSHYGEGNDRFAFEYNNSYFIGLNSVIIKSGTNKKEEREQFRWLKKRLKKAKSSDVIIVFTHYPFFINDFEEDITYSNQSKEERLKYFTLFEKYGVDAIFSGHLHNNAEAEHNGILMITTNSAGRPLGKAEPGYRLIELKDGIINTKYINLNP, from the coding sequence ATGTCAACTGTAAGAATTGTAAGAAAAAAGTTTAGTTTTCACTTTCTGATTTTCATAATCGGACTATATAGTTTCCACTCTATAGCCCAGGATAAAACAGTTAGAATAGTTCAGATTACAGATCCGCAGTTTGGATTCTTTGATGAAAACAGTGGTTTTGAAAAAGAGACCATACAATATTCTGAAGCTATCAGTCAAATCAATAAACTAAAACCTGATTTTGTAGTAATTACTGGTGATTTTGTAAACAACTCAAGAGACCTTAATCAAATTGAAGAATTCAAGAGAATTACAGCAGGATTGAATAATGAAATTCCGTTCTACTTAAGTCCAGGGAATCATGATCTGGGACAGAATCCGGTAAAAGAAGATTTTGATATTTATTTCTCGCATTATGGAGAAGGCAATGACAGGTTTGCATTTGAATACAACAATTCATATTTCATAGGATTAAATTCTGTCATCATTAAATCTGGGACGAATAAGAAAGAAGAAAGAGAGCAGTTTCGCTGGCTAAAAAAGAGACTTAAGAAAGCAAAATCGTCAGATGTGATTATTGTTTTTACACATTACCCTTTCTTTATAAATGATTTTGAAGAAGATATCACTTACTCAAACCAAAGTAAGGAAGAGAGATTAAAATACTTCACTCTATTTGAAAAGTATGGTGTGGATGCTATTTTTTCCGGACATTTACATAACAATGCAGAAGCTGAACATAATGGTATTTTGATGATCACGACCAATTCTGCAGGGCGACCATTAGGTAAGGCAGAACCTGGATACAGATTAATTGAGTTAAAAGATGGTATTATAAATACAAAATACATTAATTTGAATCCTTGA